A region from the Lemur catta isolate mLemCat1 chromosome 7, mLemCat1.pri, whole genome shotgun sequence genome encodes:
- the MSANTD2 gene encoding myb/SANT-like DNA-binding domain-containing protein 2 isoform X3, translating to MAAPCGSELPANSPLKIPKMEVLSPASPGGLSDGNPSLSDPSTPRGASPLGPGSAAGSGAAASGGLGLGLGGRSAASSSVSFSPGGGGGGAAAAAAAACRGMSWTPAETNALIAVWGNERLVEARYQQLEGAGTVFGSKAPGPAMYDRVSRALAELGYERTPSQCRERIKLVRCPELNAVLQLWPHRC from the coding sequence ATGGCTGCGCCCTGTGGCTCGGAGCTGCCCGCCAACTCGCCGCTAAAAATCCCGAAGATGGAGGTGCTCTCGCCGGCTTCTCCTGGTGGCCTGAGCGACGGAAATCCATCGCTGTCCGACCCTTCCACGCCTCGGGGTGCCTCGCCGCTCGGGCCAGGCAGTGCGGCGGGCTCGGGGGCAGCGGCGTCCGGGGGTctcgggctggggctggggggccgcAGCGCCGCCTCGTCCTCGGTCTCCTTCTCCCCTGGTGGCGGCGGTGGCGGGGCTGcggcagccgccgccgccgcctgccgGGGCATGTCGTGGACGCCAGCCGAGACGAACGCGCTCATCGCAGTGTGGGGCAACGAGCGGCTGGTGGAGGCGCGGTACCAGCAGCTGGAGGGAGCCGGCACGGTGTTCGGCAGCAAGGCCCCCGGGCCAGCCATGTACGATCGCGTGTCCCGGGCCCTGGCCGAGCTGGGCTACGAGCGGACCCCGTCTCAGTGCCGGGAGCGCATCAAG